From a single Streptomyces misionensis genomic region:
- a CDS encoding response regulator, which yields MTEPPVRILVCDDHAVVRAGLLALLHSAPDIEVVGEAGSGEEALALARRTAPDVVLMDLQLGAGIDGVETTRRLRAAHPAPHVLVLTTYDTDADVTRAVEAGATGYLLKAERPEDLFTAIHAAAKGRPALSPPVAGRVLSRLRDPRPALTPRERDILAQLAQGLPNHAIARALYISEATVKTHLRRVYDKLGVDTRAGAVAVAKEQRLLP from the coding sequence ATGACCGAACCCCCCGTCCGCATCCTCGTCTGCGACGACCACGCCGTCGTACGCGCCGGACTGCTCGCCCTGCTGCACAGCGCCCCGGACATCGAGGTCGTCGGCGAGGCGGGCAGCGGCGAGGAGGCGCTGGCGCTGGCCCGCCGCACGGCACCGGACGTCGTCCTGATGGACCTGCAACTCGGCGCGGGCATCGACGGCGTCGAGACCACCCGCCGGCTGCGCGCCGCGCACCCCGCCCCGCACGTCCTGGTCCTCACCACCTACGACACGGACGCCGACGTCACCCGGGCCGTCGAGGCGGGCGCCACCGGCTATCTGCTCAAGGCCGAGCGCCCCGAGGACCTGTTCACCGCGATCCACGCCGCCGCCAAGGGCCGCCCCGCGCTCTCGCCGCCGGTCGCCGGCCGTGTGCTGTCCCGGCTGCGCGACCCGCGCCCGGCCCTCACCCCGCGCGAGCGCGACATCCTCGCGCAGCTCGCCCAGGGCCTGCCGAACCACGCCATCGCCCGCGCCCTGTACATCAGCGAGGCCACCGTCAAGACCCATCTGCGCCGCGTCTACGACAAG